The following proteins come from a genomic window of Archocentrus centrarchus isolate MPI-CPG fArcCen1 chromosome 3, fArcCen1, whole genome shotgun sequence:
- the ampd3a gene encoding AMP deaminase 3: MAWKGERPDMSRQFLKVNLSEVEEETQLLAEKVYASALKEEENKNALSMFTMPEDCPIGLQQAKDHELLKELAEQQSEETVKRKNSLKMIRSKSLQIPANSDWARIVTPFISPSSTCSSVQENCPDYQRVTISGDYCAGITLDDYDQAAKNLCKALLLREKYSKLAYHRFCRTTSKFLCSAQNKSWCEEGEILPDVCPCLEAGEDPYCMDNIPENLNYALKMKDGIVYVYDNEEALKHNQPHDLPYPDLETFAIELSHVLAMTADGPTKTYCHRRLNFLSSKFNLHEMLNEMAELKELKCVPHRDFYNVRKVDTHIHAAACMSQKHLLTFIQKTYQTDADRVVLEKDGQKMTLKQVFQHINKDPYDLTVDSLDVHAGRQTFHRFDKFNAKYNPVGASELREIFLKTDNVVNGEYFACIIKEVAHDLEESKYQHAEPRLSIYGSSPGEWYSLSKWFIDHKLYSPNMRWMIQVPRIYDIFRSRKLIPNFSKMLENVFLPLFEATVNPQKHKEVHVFLKYVSGFDSVDDESKHGDHMFSFRSPKPEQWTSNENPPYSYYVFHMYANIIVLNNLRKERGLNTFQFRPHCGETGSLTHLVSAFLTADNISHGLNLRKSPVLQYLYYLAQVPIAMSPLSNNGLFLEYSKSPLKDFLHKGLCVSLSTDDPMLFHYTKEPLMEEYAIAAQLWKFSTCDVCEIARNSVLQSGFSHQDKKRFLGENYLKDGPEGNDIHKTNVAQVRMAYRYETLCNELSFIVDAVKSESMNFHTE; encoded by the exons ACATGTCTCGTCAATTCCTAAAGGTGAATCTGagtgaggtggaggaggagacgCAGCTGCTAGCAGAGAAAGTATATGCATCAGcactaaaagaagaagaaaacaaaaatgctttGTCAATGTTCACGATGCCCGAAGACTGCCCAATTGGCCTCCAGCAAGCCAAAGACCATGAACTGCTTAAGGAGCTGGCAGAGCAGCAGTCGGAGGAGACTGTTAAGAG GAAGAACAGCCTGAAGATGATTCGCTCCAAGTCCCTGCAGATCCCAGCCAATTCAGACTGGGCACGCATAGTGACACCATTCATTTCCCCCAGCTCCACCTGCTCGTCTGTGCAAGAGAACTGCCCTGATTATCAGAGGGTTACTATTAGTGGGGATTACTGTGCTGGT ATCACGCTGGACGACTACGATCAGGCGGCGAAAAATCTGTGTAAAGCACTGCTTCTGCGAGAGAAATACTCAAAGCTAGCCTATCACAGATTCTGTAGAACGACAAGCAAGTTCCTATGCAGTGCTCAGAACAAGAGCTGGTGTGAAGAAGGTGAAATCCTGCCAG ACGTGTGCCCATGTCTAGAAGCTGGGGAGGATCCCTACTGCATGGACAACATCCCCGAGAACCTGAACTATGCACTGAAGATGAAGGATGGGATAGTGTATGTGTATGATAATGAAGAGGCTCTCAAACACAACCAGCCCCATGATCTTCCTTACCCAGACTTGGAGACATTTGCTATAGAGCTGAGTCATGTGCTTGCCATGACTGCAGATGGGCCTAC GAAAACCTACTGCCATAGAAGACTAAATTTCTTGAGTTCAAAGTTCAACCTCCATGAGATGCTCAATGAGATGGCTGAGCTCAAGGAACTAAAATGTGTCCCTCACAGAGATTTCTACAATGTTAGGAAG GtggacacacacattcatgcagctGCATGCATGTCTCAGAAACACCTGCTCACTTTCATCCAGAAAACATATCAGACTGATGCAGACCGTGTAGTTTTAGAAAAGGATGGACAAAAAATGACTCTCAAACAGGTTTTCCAGCACATCAACAAAGACCCCTATGACCTTACCGTGGACTCTCTGGATGTGCATGCT GGGAGACAAACCTTCCACCGCTTTGATAAGTTCAATGCGAAGTATAACCCAGTGGGAGCCAGTGAGCTTCGCGAAATCTTCCTGAAAACAGACAATGTTGTTAATGGAGAGTATTTTGCTTGCATCATAAAG GAGGTGGCCCATGACCTGGAGGAGAGCAAGTATCAGCATGCAGAGCCACGCCTGTCCATCTATGGAAGCTCTCCTGGCGAGTGGTACAGTCTGTCCAAGTGGTTTATTGATCACAAACTGTACTCTCCAAACATGAGGTGGATGATTCAAGTACCCAGAATATA TGATATTTTCAGGTCGAGGAAGCTGATACCCAATTTTTCCAAGATGCTGGAGAACGTATTCCTTCCTCTATTTGAGGCTACAGTTAACCCGCAGAAGCACAAAGAAGTTCATGTTTTCCTCAAATAT GTGTCCGGCTTTGACAGTGTGGACGATGAGTCCAAACACGGTGATCAcatgttctccttcaggagCCCCAAACCAGAACAGTGGACTTCAAATGAAAATCCCCCATACAGCTACTACGTCTTCCACATgtatgcaaacatcatagtcctcAACAACCTCAGAAA AGAGCGTGGACTGAACACCTTCCAGTTCCGTCCCCATTGTGGAGAAACTGGATCGCTCACTCATCTGGTCTCTGCATTTCTCACTGCTGACAACATCTCACATGGACTCAACCTGAGGAAG AGCCCAGTCCTGCAGTACCTGTACTACCTGGCCCAGGTGCCAATTGCAATGTCTCCACTCAGCAACAATGGTCTGTTCCTGGAATACTCCAAAAGCCCTCTGAAAGACTTCCTGCACAAAGgtctgtgtgtgtccctgtCCACTGACGATCCCATGCTGTTCCACTACACCAAG GAACCACTGATGGAGGAATATGCTATAGCAGCCCAGCTGTGGAAGTTCAGCACCTGTGATGTGTGTGAAATAGCTAGGAACAGTGTGCTGCAGAGTGGATTTTCTCACCAG GACAAGAAGCGCTTCCTTGGAGAGAACTATCTGAAAGATGGACCTGAAGGAAACGATATCCATAAGACCAACGTTGCCCAGGTCCGCATGGCCTACAGATACGAAACACTGTGCAATGAGCTCAGCTTCATTGTTGATGCAGTGAAGTCTGAATCCATGAATTTCCACACTGAGTAA
- the lyve1a gene encoding lymphatic vessel endothelial hyaluronic acid receptor 1a has product MNIIWLCIPAALFVTPAFSVQMIDTSRIRVFPAVNQSIAGLVLVTSLNKLNQPQYAFNASEARKLCSSLGLNIASRAQVNTALSRGMETCRFGWVDEHFVVIPRIQPLTNCGQNKSGLVMWRVDVRQKFDVFCFNESDAAIQQRLYEVTDSPLMSTHDLGHTHHTTAMQSTAFSSIPETFDNDAETARFVSSSQGFTGVKAVLIICACALILLVMIILAYLKLRRSQKSDVKQQQEHIQTEEWTCVKTITENEQAVQEVQEDERIEVGDAQ; this is encoded by the exons ATGAATATCATCTGGCTTTGCATCCCAGCAGCACTGTTTGTTACTCCAGCCTTCTCTGTTCAAATGATTGACACAAGCCGCATCAGAG ttttcccaGCAGTCAATCAAAGCATTGCAGGATTAGTCCTGGTTACCTCTTTAAATAAACTCAACCAGCCTCAGTACGCCTTCAATGCCAGTGAAGCTCGTAAGCTCTGCTCATCCCTTGGACTGAACATTGCTTCAAGAGCACAAGTAAACACGGCTCTTTCTAGAGGCATGGAAACATGCAG GTTTGGATGGGTTGATGAACATTTCGTAGTCATTCCCCGCATCCAGCCACTTACCAATTGCGGCCAAAATAAGAGTGGTTTGGTGATGTGGCGAGTTGATGTAAGACAaaagtttgatgtgttttgCTTCAATGAATCAG ATGCAGCAATACAACAGAGGTTATATGAAGTAACTGACAGTCCTTTGATGAGCACGCATGACTTGggtcacacacaccacaccacagcAATGCAATCTACAGCTTTCTCCTCAATTCCTGAAACCTTCGACAATGATGCAGAAACAGCCCGCTTTGTCAGCAGTTCGCAAGGCTTTACTGGAG TGAAGGCTGTGCTCATCATCTGCGCCTGTGCCCTTATCCTACTTGTAATGATCATCCTGGCATACCTAAAATT gCGTCGCTCACAGAAGTCAgatgtgaaacagcagcaagaACACATCCAGACAGAAGAGTGGACATGTGTGAAGACCATTACAGAAAACGAGCAAGCTGTTCAGGAAGTTCAGGAAGATGAGAGGATAGAAGTGGGTGACGCGCAATAA